The following is a genomic window from Bacteroidales bacterium.
CCTACTGACCTTGATATTCAGGGAGAAGTAGTCTTTGCCGGTTATGGTATCAGGTCGCAAAAGTATAAATACAACGATTTTGAGAACCTCAACGCGGAAGGAAAAATAATTCTGATTATGGAAAGAGCCCCAATGTCGGAAGACGGCAAAAAATCGCTCTTTGAGGAACCGGAATGGAGCTCAAGAATGAGTTTCAATAATAAACTAATGGCTTTGCCTAACCTCAAGCCAAAAGCCATACTTATTGTACCTGATCCAAAATCAGGAATCAGATCAATAAGTGATTCTGGTCAGGGACTTGCAGAATATATAAGCTCCAAAACAAGTCTGGCAGGTGAACCTGAAGAAAAGCCAAATCCTATTATGGCGATGTTGCCAAAAATAATCTTTATCGACAGGGCTCTGGCTGATGAGTTACTTAAAGGTTCAGGACATACACTTGAGGAATTACAGAAGAATATTGATGCATCATTCAAACCCAATTCATTTCTGATACCCAACAAACAACTCATTATAAAAGAGGTTACCAGGAAGGAAGTTAAAATTATGAATAATGTTGCCGGATATATTGAAGGAAGTGATCCTGTCCTTAAAAACGAAGTAATTATTTTCTCAGGGCACTACGATCATATTGGGGTTACAGGAAGCGGAATAAATACAGGCGCAGACGATAATGCCTCCGGATGTGCAGCACTTCTGTCAATGGCTGAAGCATTTCAGAGTCTTAACAAAAAGCCGTTGCGTTCAATCCTCTTTCTCTGGGTCTCAGGTGAAGAGATTGGCCTTTACGGATCAAAATCTTATGTAAACATGCCGTTGTTCCCTCTCGATAAAACTGTTGCCGACCTTAACATGGACATGATAGGCAGAGTA
Proteins encoded in this region:
- a CDS encoding M28 family peptidase codes for the protein MKKNLFLAVIICISLSAATAYSQKGNSSVNQITAADLESYVTFLASPLLKGRMNGEEELDIAAQFIASQAKLIGLKPGNGTSFLQPYSIHKTTMDPEKTSMKIVSNAKDTIAINKPFYQLVPTGPTDLDIQGEVVFAGYGIRSQKYKYNDFENLNAEGKIILIMERAPMSEDGKKSLFEEPEWSSRMSFNNKLMALPNLKPKAILIVPDPKSGIRSISDSGQGLAEYISSKTSLAGEPEEKPNPIMAMLPKIIFIDRALADELLKGSGHTLEELQKNIDASFKPNSFLIPNKQLIIKEVTRKEVKIMNNVAGYIEGSDPVLKNEVIIFSGHYDHIGVTGSGINTGADDNASGCAALLSMAEAFQSLNKKPLRSILFLWVSGEEIGLYGSKSYVNMPLFPLDKTVADLNMDMIGRVKEEADSTKDTPMTGANSVFVITDNQSKDLIAIADAVDKKSILDFDYSLSGRDNPLQLFSRSDHYNFVEKDIPVLFFSSGIHADYHTPGDVIEKIDFKKMELVTRTMYEIGLTVANRKNRIVVDNPFSTWGKSK